In Sporosarcina psychrophila, a genomic segment contains:
- a CDS encoding UDP-N-acetylglucosamine 1-carboxyvinyltransferase produces the protein MDVYKITGGKPLRGSIKVSGAKNSAVALIPASILADSLVTIEGLPEISDVVTLQALLEDIGGKVEFNKGTMTIDPTEMMSMPLPNGNVKKLRASYYMMGAMLGRFKHAVIGLPGGCHLGPRPIDQHIKGFEALGAKVTNEHGAIYLRAEELRGAKIYLDVISVGATINIMLAAVLAKGRTTIENAAKEPEIIDVATLLSNMGAKIKGAGTNVIRIDGVEKLHGTKHTIIPDRIEAGTFMIMAAAAGDGVTIDNVIPFHVEALTAKLREMGVDIVEGEEQIFIPKSRNLQAVDVKTLVYPGFPTDLQQPFSVLLSQAAGPSVITDTVYSARFKHIDELTRMNADARVEGRSAILAGPTPLQAATVRASDLRAGAALVIAGLIADGVTEVQEIQHIERGYSSLIEKLQGIGADIRKVSISKEAIVGE, from the coding sequence ATGGACGTTTATAAAATAACAGGCGGCAAACCATTACGAGGTTCAATTAAAGTGAGTGGCGCTAAAAACAGTGCAGTTGCACTTATCCCTGCTTCTATTCTGGCTGATTCCCTAGTTACAATCGAAGGACTGCCAGAAATTTCGGATGTCGTTACCCTTCAGGCGCTACTGGAAGATATCGGTGGGAAAGTTGAATTTAATAAAGGAACGATGACGATTGATCCAACAGAAATGATGTCGATGCCACTTCCGAACGGTAACGTGAAGAAGCTTCGTGCATCCTACTATATGATGGGCGCGATGCTTGGAAGATTCAAGCACGCGGTCATCGGCTTGCCAGGTGGTTGTCATCTGGGGCCACGACCAATAGATCAACATATCAAAGGTTTCGAAGCGCTCGGCGCGAAAGTAACCAACGAACACGGTGCCATCTATTTGCGTGCGGAAGAATTACGCGGTGCAAAAATCTATTTAGACGTCATCAGTGTTGGTGCAACAATTAATATCATGCTCGCAGCAGTTCTCGCAAAGGGTCGTACGACAATTGAGAATGCAGCGAAGGAACCTGAAATCATTGACGTCGCTACACTGTTGTCCAATATGGGTGCGAAAATTAAGGGCGCAGGAACGAATGTCATTCGTATAGATGGCGTGGAAAAACTTCACGGCACAAAACATACAATTATACCTGATCGAATTGAGGCAGGTACTTTTATGATTATGGCCGCAGCAGCGGGCGATGGCGTTACAATTGACAATGTCATACCGTTCCATGTTGAGGCGCTCACGGCGAAGCTTCGTGAAATGGGTGTGGATATTGTTGAAGGAGAAGAACAAATCTTCATTCCAAAGTCGAGAAATCTGCAAGCCGTCGATGTGAAAACACTTGTATATCCAGGTTTTCCAACGGATCTCCAACAGCCATTTTCTGTGTTACTATCGCAAGCAGCTGGACCTTCCGTCATTACGGATACAGTTTACTCGGCTAGATTTAAGCATATCGACGAGCTCACAAGAATGAATGCTGATGCGCGAGTTGAAGGACGGTCGGCGATTCTAGCTGGACCGACGCCGCTTCAGGCGGCAACAGTACGCGCATCCGACCTTCGCGCAGGGGCCGCGCTCGTTATTGCGGGACTCATTGCCGACGGAGTGACGGAAGTACAAGAAATTCAGCACATCGAGCGCGGGTATAGCTCCCTTATCGAAAAACTTCAGGGAATTGGAGCGGATATCCGCAAAGTATCGATTTCGAAAGAAGCAATCGTGGGCGAATGA
- the fsa gene encoding fructose-6-phosphate aldolase → MKFFIDTANFEEIKEAHTWGILSGVTTNPSLVAKEDVPFHDRLREIAALVPGSVSAEVIALDAEGMIKEGRVLAEIAPNITVKLPMTPEGLKACAVFSQEGIKTNVTLIFSANQALLAARAGATYVSPFLGRLDDIGQDGMALVSTIADIFSIHNIKTEIIAASIRSPQHITDAALSGADIATTPFNVLTQLFKHPLTDKGIEAFLADWETRKNK, encoded by the coding sequence ATGAAGTTTTTCATTGATACAGCTAATTTTGAAGAAATCAAAGAAGCGCATACTTGGGGCATACTATCAGGAGTTACAACAAATCCTTCACTTGTTGCGAAAGAAGATGTACCTTTTCATGATAGGTTGCGAGAAATTGCAGCACTTGTCCCTGGTTCAGTCAGTGCAGAAGTCATCGCACTTGATGCTGAAGGCATGATCAAAGAAGGACGAGTATTGGCGGAAATTGCTCCAAATATTACGGTGAAATTGCCAATGACACCTGAAGGATTGAAAGCTTGTGCGGTCTTTTCACAGGAAGGCATCAAAACAAACGTAACACTTATCTTCAGTGCAAATCAGGCACTTCTTGCAGCACGTGCAGGAGCGACATATGTTTCCCCATTCCTCGGCAGACTCGATGACATTGGACAAGATGGCATGGCGTTGGTCTCTACAATTGCAGATATCTTCTCAATCCACAATATCAAAACAGAAATTATTGCTGCATCCATCCGCAGCCCACAGCATATTACAGACGCAGCGCTTAGTGGTGCAGATATTGCAACGACACCTTTCAACGTGTTGACGCAGCTATTCAAGCACCCACTTACGGATAAAGGAATCGAAGCATTTCTTGCGGACTGGGAAACTAGAAAGAACAAGTAA
- a CDS encoding class II fructose-bisphosphate aldolase, producing the protein MALVSMKEMMIKGKKEGYAIGQFNINNLEYTQAILLAAQEEQSPVILGVSEGAARYMGGFTTVVHMVKGLMHDYKITVPVAIHLDHGSSFEKCKEAIEAGFTSVMIDASSKPLAENIEITKSVVDYAHERGVSVEAELGVVGGQEDDIIAEGVIYANPAECKELVDKTGIDCLAPALGSVHGPYKGEPNLGFKEMEEISSQSDLPLVLHGGTGIPIKDIQKSISFGTAKINVNTENQIQGTKAVRETLAADAEAYDPRKFLTPMRDAIKVTVIGKMREFGSSQKA; encoded by the coding sequence ATGGCACTTGTCTCCATGAAAGAAATGATGATCAAAGGGAAAAAAGAAGGGTACGCAATAGGTCAGTTTAATATAAACAACCTTGAATATACGCAAGCGATTTTACTAGCGGCACAAGAAGAACAATCTCCTGTTATCCTTGGGGTATCCGAAGGTGCAGCACGTTATATGGGCGGTTTCACAACGGTAGTCCACATGGTGAAAGGTCTTATGCACGATTATAAAATTACAGTTCCTGTTGCAATTCATTTGGATCACGGTTCAAGCTTCGAAAAATGTAAAGAAGCGATTGAAGCAGGTTTCACTTCCGTTATGATCGACGCTTCATCAAAACCACTTGCAGAAAATATTGAAATTACGAAAAGTGTAGTTGATTATGCGCATGAACGGGGAGTTTCTGTAGAAGCAGAACTTGGGGTCGTTGGAGGCCAGGAAGACGATATTATTGCTGAAGGCGTCATTTATGCGAACCCTGCAGAATGTAAAGAGCTTGTGGACAAAACAGGAATCGACTGTCTTGCACCTGCATTAGGATCAGTCCACGGACCATATAAAGGCGAGCCAAACCTTGGTTTCAAGGAAATGGAAGAAATCTCAAGTCAATCTGACCTACCGCTTGTCCTTCATGGCGGAACAGGTATTCCGATAAAAGATATCCAAAAATCTATTTCATTCGGAACGGCTAAAATTAACGTCAATACAGAAAACCAAATACAAGGAACAAAAGCTGTACGTGAAACACTTGCGGCAGACGCTGAAGCCTATGATCCACGTAAATTCTTGACGCCAATGCGCGATGCCATCAAAGTAACGGTTATTGGTAAAATGCGCGAATTCGGTAGTTCACAAAAAGCTTAA
- a CDS encoding DUF2529 family protein — protein sequence MLTTQISGLLQRIAGNGEESIEETARLLAQATIGEGRAIIAGFGEMEAVTATAFHSIEPLSGAVRYEFGMDITAADRIWLLTRAATDRPALELAQQLAGRFIPFAALAAEKPGSSNELAELSYTYISTGLTRGLLPGDDGERIVQPHALSALFVYEAVKIAYDEMILDKD from the coding sequence ATGTTGACGACACAAATCAGCGGACTTCTTCAGCGTATCGCCGGAAATGGTGAAGAGTCTATTGAAGAAACAGCCCGTCTTCTCGCACAGGCAACAATTGGGGAAGGTCGTGCTATTATTGCGGGATTCGGTGAAATGGAGGCAGTTACTGCAACCGCCTTTCACAGTATCGAACCACTTAGCGGTGCCGTTCGTTATGAGTTCGGGATGGACATTACAGCAGCCGACCGGATTTGGCTATTAACTCGGGCTGCGACGGATAGGCCTGCATTGGAACTTGCACAGCAACTTGCTGGACGATTCATTCCTTTTGCCGCGCTCGCCGCTGAAAAACCGGGCAGCAGCAATGAACTTGCAGAATTATCCTATACATATATATCGACCGGGCTTACGCGCGGTTTATTACCAGGTGACGACGGCGAACGGATTGTTCAGCCGCATGCGCTCAGTGCGTTGTTTGTTTATGAAGCTGTGAAGATTGCCTATGATGAAATGATTTTAGACAAGGATTAA
- a CDS encoding CTP synthase has translation MTKYIFVTGGVVSSLGKGINAASLGRLLKSRGLQVTIQKFDPYINLDPRMMSPLQHGEVFVTEDGAETDLDLGHYERFIDIKLNKYSNVTMGKVYSSVLQKERRGEYNGATVQVIPHITNEIKSLIKRAGKETNADVVITEIGGSVGDIESLPYLEALRQMKTDLGKSDVMYIHNTLIPYLHAAGEMKTKPTQHSVKELRSLGIQPNMIVVRSEYPVPQEMKDKIALFCNIKPEEVIEALDAETLYEVPLRLHEQNMDQIVVDFLELETKQPDMTEIKELVTLVKSLSKKVRIGLVGKYVEMQDAYISAVEALRHAGYGFDTEIEIKWINSEDVTAQSAAELLSDVDGILVPAGFGKRGIDGKIEAITYARINGIPFFGIGLGMQLAAVEYARNVMGIENAHSVEFDKDTENQIIESPPESNGNPESYFRLGAYPCKLKEGTKARAAYGEELIYERHRNRYEFNNEYREQFEAAGMRISGISPNEQLVEIIELEGHPFFVGVSFHPEFASRPTRPQPLFREFLGAIIAGKE, from the coding sequence ATGACAAAGTATATTTTCGTAACCGGTGGCGTTGTCTCATCACTAGGTAAAGGTATCAACGCAGCATCACTTGGACGACTATTAAAATCTCGAGGACTTCAGGTGACAATCCAAAAATTCGATCCATACATTAACCTTGACCCAAGAATGATGAGTCCTTTACAGCATGGTGAGGTCTTCGTTACAGAAGATGGGGCAGAAACGGATCTAGACCTAGGTCATTATGAACGTTTTATTGACATCAAATTGAACAAGTATTCGAACGTAACGATGGGGAAAGTATATTCATCTGTCCTACAAAAAGAACGTCGCGGTGAATACAATGGAGCAACTGTCCAAGTCATCCCTCATATTACAAATGAAATCAAAAGCCTGATCAAACGTGCTGGAAAAGAAACGAACGCAGACGTCGTCATTACAGAAATTGGTGGCAGTGTCGGCGATATCGAATCCCTTCCTTATCTAGAAGCACTTCGTCAGATGAAAACGGATCTTGGGAAAAGTGACGTTATGTATATTCATAACACCCTTATTCCTTACTTGCATGCAGCCGGTGAAATGAAGACAAAACCTACACAGCATAGTGTTAAGGAACTTCGGAGTCTCGGAATTCAGCCAAATATGATTGTTGTACGAAGCGAATATCCAGTACCGCAAGAAATGAAAGATAAGATTGCTTTGTTCTGTAATATCAAACCAGAAGAAGTCATCGAAGCACTTGACGCGGAAACGCTATACGAAGTACCGCTTAGATTGCATGAACAGAATATGGATCAAATCGTAGTAGATTTCCTTGAACTTGAGACGAAACAACCTGATATGACAGAAATAAAAGAACTAGTAACACTTGTGAAATCCCTTTCGAAAAAAGTTCGTATCGGACTTGTCGGGAAGTATGTTGAAATGCAGGATGCATATATTTCAGCGGTTGAAGCACTTCGCCACGCAGGTTACGGTTTCGACACAGAAATTGAAATAAAATGGATCAATTCGGAAGATGTAACAGCACAGAGTGCAGCTGAATTATTATCGGATGTCGACGGAATCCTCGTTCCAGCTGGTTTTGGAAAACGTGGTATAGATGGTAAAATTGAAGCAATTACTTATGCCCGTATAAATGGCATCCCGTTTTTCGGTATCGGCCTTGGCATGCAATTAGCTGCAGTCGAATACGCACGCAATGTTATGGGAATCGAAAACGCTCATTCAGTTGAATTTGATAAAGATACGGAAAATCAAATTATTGAGAGTCCTCCTGAAAGTAATGGTAATCCAGAAAGTTACTTCAGACTTGGCGCTTACCCATGTAAATTAAAAGAAGGAACGAAAGCGCGTGCTGCTTACGGCGAAGAGTTGATTTACGAACGTCACCGTAATCGCTATGAATTTAATAATGAATACCGCGAGCAATTCGAAGCTGCAGGTATGAGGATTTCTGGTATAAGCCCGAATGAACAACTCGTGGAAATCATAGAATTAGAAGGTCACCCATTCTTTGTCGGTGTCTCGTTCCACCCAGAATTCGCATCACGCCCAACACGCCCACAACCGCTATTCCGCGAGTTCTTAGGAGCGATAATCGCTGGAAAAGAATAA
- the rpoE gene encoding DNA-directed RNA polymerase subunit delta, which translates to MNIREMTKEQLIEESMIDIAYAVLAERKEPLTLLQLMDAIRKLNGITERVMRTKLQQFYTDMNIDGRFLAINDNRWGLREWYPVDQIEVETAPVVKVRKKKKKKALLEDDDIIEDEDDEDELFDEEFDELIDDDEDDDDDDDEEEEDVVEIEVDLIDPDDELEIIPDDAELELDEEDEEEEDEDEDEIKE; encoded by the coding sequence TTGAACATCCGTGAAATGACGAAAGAACAACTGATAGAAGAATCGATGATTGATATCGCATATGCGGTTTTGGCGGAAAGAAAAGAACCGCTAACATTGCTTCAGCTGATGGACGCAATCCGTAAACTGAATGGCATAACTGAACGAGTTATGAGAACAAAATTACAACAATTCTATACAGACATGAACATTGACGGGAGATTCCTTGCTATCAACGACAACCGTTGGGGATTGCGCGAATGGTATCCGGTTGATCAAATCGAAGTAGAAACAGCTCCAGTCGTAAAAGTACGCAAGAAGAAAAAGAAAAAAGCGTTGCTTGAAGACGACGACATCATTGAAGACGAGGATGACGAGGATGAGTTGTTCGATGAAGAATTCGATGAACTAATCGATGACGATGAAGACGACGACGATGACGACGACGAGGAAGAAGAAGACGTTGTCGAGATCGAAGTAGATCTTATTGATCCAGACGACGAGCTTGAAATCATCCCTGATGATGCAGAGCTTGAACTTGATGAAGAAGACGAAGAAGAGGAAGATGAAGACGAGGATGAAATCAAGGAATAA
- the icmF gene encoding fused isobutyryl-CoA mutase/GTPase IcmF: MATVEIYKPKHHIRFVTASSLFDGHDASINIMRRIMQASGAEVIHLGHNRSVEEVVNAAIQEDVQAIAMSSYQGGHVEYFKYMYDLLQEKGAPHIRIYAGGGGVIIPKEIKELHDYGITWIFSPEDGRKMGLQGMINRMLEQCDYLTATDNEMENLEKITVDQPEVLANVITYVEEMYGQNDAQAVAVVEKARTLSKNTPVLGITGTGGAGKSSLTDELIRRFLHELPEKRVAILSIDPTKQKTGGALLGDRIRMNAIFNKRVFMRSLATRGSRTELSGAIRDVLDIVKTVGFDLIVVETSGIGQGDAEITEVSDASMYVMTSEFGAPTQLEKIDMIDFADLIVINKFERKGSEDALRQVQKQYQRSHLLWDKDLDTMPVYGTIASQFNDKGTNSLFAALVSVLNDKCGLDWETSYGQFVKTQKQNVIIPNDRQQYLREISDTVRGYHKKSEVQETLARKLFQLEGAIQTVNEQAPDDALVTSLQSLAEGIKEELTSESKRILANWDKLKEAYAGDEFITKVRGKELRTALTTTSLSGLKIPKVALPKFKDYGEILRWVYKENVPGSYPYTAGVFPFKREGEDPKRQFAGEGTPERTNRRFHYLSKDDDAKRLSTAFDSVTLYGEDPDERPDIYGKVGESGVSICTLEDMKKLYEGFDLCAPATSVSMTINGPAPIILAMFMNTAIDQQVRINEEKLGRALTVEEFIEVKEGTLQAVRGTVQADILKEDQGQNTCIFSTEFALRMMGDIQQYFIDEKVRNYYSVSISGYHIAEAGANPISQLAFTLSNGFTYVEYYLSRGMNIDDFAPNLSFFFSNGLDPEYTVIGRVARRIWAVAMRQKYGANERSQKLKYHVQTSGRSLHAQEIDFNDIRTTLQALMALQDNCNSLHTNAYDEAITTPTEESVRRAMAIQMIITNEHGLSKNENPLQGAFIVDELTDLVEEMVLREFESLNDRGGVLGSMETQYQRGKIQEESMHYEMKKHSGELPIIGVNTYLNPNPPSSDDVDNMEIARATQDEKETQILNLRAFKSLHADQTEEALKKLKEVAVSGGNIFQELMETVRVASLGQITNALYEVGGQYRRNM; this comes from the coding sequence ATGGCAACAGTTGAGATTTATAAACCGAAACACCATATCCGGTTCGTTACAGCGTCGAGTCTTTTCGACGGGCATGACGCATCCATCAATATCATGCGTCGTATTATGCAAGCGAGCGGCGCAGAAGTAATTCACTTGGGGCATAATCGTTCAGTCGAGGAAGTTGTCAACGCGGCCATTCAGGAAGACGTTCAAGCAATTGCGATGTCCTCGTACCAAGGCGGGCATGTTGAATACTTTAAATATATGTATGACCTTCTTCAGGAAAAAGGGGCACCGCATATTCGCATTTACGCAGGTGGCGGCGGAGTTATCATCCCGAAGGAAATCAAAGAACTGCATGACTATGGTATTACATGGATTTTCTCTCCTGAAGATGGACGTAAAATGGGTCTTCAAGGGATGATTAATCGGATGTTGGAGCAATGTGATTACCTCACAGCGACTGACAATGAAATGGAAAACCTTGAAAAAATAACTGTCGACCAACCCGAAGTACTCGCGAATGTCATTACGTACGTGGAAGAAATGTACGGTCAGAATGATGCGCAAGCAGTTGCAGTTGTTGAAAAAGCACGTACACTTTCTAAAAATACACCGGTTCTTGGGATTACTGGAACAGGTGGAGCGGGGAAAAGTTCGCTTACTGACGAATTAATTCGCAGATTCCTCCACGAACTACCGGAAAAAAGAGTCGCAATCCTATCAATTGACCCAACGAAACAGAAAACAGGTGGGGCTTTACTTGGTGACCGTATTCGTATGAATGCCATCTTCAATAAGCGCGTATTCATGCGAAGTCTCGCAACACGTGGTTCGCGTACAGAGCTTTCTGGAGCGATTCGGGATGTGTTAGACATTGTAAAAACAGTTGGTTTCGACCTAATCGTTGTTGAAACAAGTGGAATCGGGCAAGGGGATGCTGAAATTACGGAAGTTTCCGATGCTTCGATGTATGTCATGACAAGCGAGTTCGGTGCGCCGACACAACTTGAAAAGATTGACATGATTGATTTCGCAGACCTAATTGTCATCAATAAATTCGAACGTAAAGGCTCTGAAGATGCATTGCGCCAAGTGCAAAAACAGTATCAACGCAGTCATCTTCTGTGGGATAAAGATCTCGATACAATGCCAGTGTATGGCACAATCGCAAGCCAATTCAACGACAAAGGGACGAATTCACTCTTTGCAGCACTCGTTTCCGTATTGAACGACAAATGCGGCCTCGACTGGGAAACATCTTACGGACAATTCGTCAAAACACAAAAACAAAACGTCATCATCCCGAACGACCGTCAGCAATATTTACGTGAAATCTCTGATACGGTCCGTGGGTACCATAAAAAATCTGAAGTGCAGGAAACGCTTGCACGCAAATTATTCCAGCTCGAAGGAGCCATTCAAACGGTCAACGAACAAGCGCCAGACGATGCGCTCGTGACTTCACTGCAATCACTTGCGGAAGGCATTAAAGAAGAATTGACGTCAGAGTCGAAACGTATCCTCGCAAACTGGGATAAATTGAAAGAAGCCTACGCGGGCGATGAATTCATCACAAAAGTTCGCGGTAAAGAACTGCGCACTGCTTTGACAACCACAAGTCTTTCAGGATTAAAAATCCCGAAAGTCGCGTTGCCGAAATTCAAAGATTACGGTGAAATTCTTCGCTGGGTTTATAAAGAAAACGTCCCGGGGTCCTATCCATATACAGCTGGCGTATTCCCATTCAAACGTGAAGGCGAAGATCCAAAACGTCAATTTGCCGGAGAAGGAACACCGGAACGGACGAATCGTCGTTTCCACTATTTATCGAAAGATGACGATGCGAAACGACTGTCAACGGCGTTCGACTCTGTGACATTATACGGAGAAGACCCGGATGAACGTCCAGATATTTACGGAAAAGTTGGGGAGTCTGGCGTCAGTATCTGTACGTTAGAAGATATGAAGAAACTGTACGAAGGTTTCGATCTGTGTGCACCGGCAACGTCTGTTTCCATGACTATTAACGGTCCAGCACCGATTATTCTTGCCATGTTTATGAATACAGCAATCGATCAACAAGTGCGCATCAACGAGGAAAAACTTGGGCGGGCACTAACTGTTGAAGAATTCATTGAAGTCAAAGAAGGAACGCTTCAAGCAGTTCGTGGAACAGTGCAAGCAGATATTCTGAAAGAAGACCAAGGACAGAATACATGTATCTTCTCAACAGAATTCGCGCTTCGCATGATGGGGGATATCCAGCAGTACTTCATCGATGAAAAAGTACGTAATTACTACTCGGTGTCGATTTCTGGCTACCATATTGCAGAAGCAGGCGCAAACCCGATTTCACAATTGGCATTCACACTATCAAATGGCTTCACATATGTAGAATATTATTTGAGCCGCGGTATGAATATCGATGATTTCGCTCCGAATTTATCGTTCTTCTTCTCGAATGGCCTTGATCCGGAATATACGGTTATCGGACGCGTTGCTCGCCGCATTTGGGCAGTCGCGATGCGTCAGAAATACGGCGCCAACGAACGTAGCCAAAAATTGAAGTACCATGTCCAAACATCAGGCCGCAGCTTGCACGCGCAGGAAATTGATTTTAACGATATCCGCACAACGCTGCAGGCGCTTATGGCATTGCAGGATAACTGTAACTCGCTCCATACGAATGCGTATGACGAAGCCATTACAACGCCAACGGAAGAATCAGTTCGTCGTGCGATGGCAATCCAAATGATTATTACAAATGAGCACGGCCTGTCGAAAAATGAAAATCCGCTTCAAGGCGCATTTATTGTCGATGAATTAACGGATCTCGTTGAAGAAATGGTCTTGCGCGAATTTGAAAGCTTAAATGACCGCGGCGGCGTGCTCGGTTCGATGGAAACACAATACCAACGCGGTAAAATCCAAGAAGAATCGATGCATTATGAAATGAAAAAGCATTCAGGTGAGTTGCCAATTATTGGCGTTAACACATACTTGAACCCGAATCCACCGTCGTCTGATGACGTCGATAACATGGAAATCGCGCGTGCCACACAAGACGAGAAAGAAACACAAATCCTCAACTTACGTGCATTCAAAAGCTTGCATGCCGATCAAACCGAAGAAGCCTTGAAGAAGCTGAAAGAAGTAGCTGTTTCAGGCGGTAACATCTTCCAAGAACTAATGGAAACGGTGAGAGTGGCAAGTTTGGGGCAAATTACCAACGCGTTATATGAAGTAGGCGGGCAGTATAGACGGAATATGTAA
- a CDS encoding TetR/AcrR family transcriptional regulator, with protein MIRGAVKLFKEKGFHRATTREIAKEAGFSIGTLYEYIRTKEDVLYLVCDSIYNEVHDRLSALPTQEGTVDGLRVAINQYYHLIDDMSDEFLVMYQESKSLPKDALQYVLKKEMEMVALFENLLEMCAKSGELRISEEEVGIAAHHIVVQGQMWAFRRWALHRSYTIETYIRVQTDQLFKGLIG; from the coding sequence ATGATTCGTGGTGCGGTGAAACTTTTTAAAGAAAAGGGATTCCATCGCGCAACAACCCGCGAAATCGCGAAAGAAGCGGGATTTAGCATCGGAACGCTTTATGAATATATACGCACCAAGGAAGATGTACTCTATCTCGTTTGTGACAGTATTTATAACGAAGTGCATGACCGCCTTTCTGCCCTGCCTACCCAAGAAGGGACAGTGGATGGACTGCGAGTGGCCATTAATCAGTATTATCATTTGATTGACGATATGTCGGACGAATTTCTGGTCATGTACCAAGAATCAAAATCTCTACCGAAAGATGCACTGCAATATGTTCTGAAAAAAGAAATGGAAATGGTCGCTTTGTTCGAGAATCTTTTAGAAATGTGTGCAAAGTCGGGGGAACTGCGCATTTCAGAAGAAGAAGTCGGCATCGCGGCACATCATATCGTCGTACAAGGACAGATGTGGGCATTTCGCAGATGGGCATTGCATAGAAGTTATACGATAGAAACCTATATACGTGTTCAAACAGACCAACTTTTTAAAGGGTTAATTGGGTAA
- a CDS encoding acyl-CoA dehydrogenase — translation MNFKLSEEHEMIRKMVRDFAENEVAPTAAERDEEERFDMDIFKKMADLGLTGIPWPEEYGGIGSDFLAYCIAVEELSRVCASTGVTLSAHTSLAGWPVFNYGTEEQKQQYLRPMAEGTKMGAYGLTEPSSGSDAGGMRTTAKRDGDDYVINGSKIFITNGGIADIYIVFAVTDPDSKHKGTSAFIVEKDFPGFSVGKKERKLGIRSSPTTEIMFDNCRVPKENLLGEEGQGFIIAMKTLDGGRNGIAAQAVGIAQGALDAAVDYAKERVQFGKPIAANQGIGFKLADMATATEASRLLTYQAAWLESNNLPYGQASAMAKLMAGDTAMKVTTDAVQVFGGYGYTKDYPVERYMRDAKITQIYEGTQEIQRLVISRMLTK, via the coding sequence ATGAACTTTAAATTATCCGAAGAACACGAAATGATCCGTAAAATGGTCCGCGACTTTGCGGAAAATGAAGTTGCACCAACAGCAGCAGAACGTGATGAAGAAGAACGTTTCGACATGGATATCTTCAAAAAAATGGCGGACCTTGGCCTAACAGGTATTCCTTGGCCTGAAGAGTATGGCGGCATCGGCAGTGACTTTCTCGCATATTGTATCGCTGTAGAAGAACTGTCACGCGTTTGTGCTTCAACAGGCGTAACACTTTCTGCGCATACATCTCTAGCGGGATGGCCGGTATTTAATTACGGAACGGAAGAACAAAAACAACAATACCTTCGTCCAATGGCAGAAGGTACGAAAATGGGGGCATACGGTCTAACGGAGCCTAGTTCTGGTTCTGATGCAGGCGGCATGCGCACAACAGCGAAACGTGACGGCGATGACTACGTAATAAATGGTTCTAAGATTTTCATTACAAACGGCGGCATTGCGGACATCTACATCGTATTCGCAGTTACTGATCCAGATTCAAAACATAAAGGAACAAGTGCTTTTATCGTAGAAAAAGATTTCCCTGGCTTCTCTGTTGGGAAAAAAGAGCGTAAACTCGGCATTCGTTCATCGCCTACAACTGAAATCATGTTCGACAACTGTCGTGTACCAAAAGAAAATCTTCTTGGTGAAGAAGGGCAAGGCTTCATCATCGCTATGAAAACACTTGACGGCGGCCGTAACGGAATTGCTGCACAAGCAGTCGGGATTGCACAAGGGGCACTTGACGCAGCTGTTGACTATGCGAAAGAGCGCGTTCAATTCGGTAAACCTATCGCTGCAAACCAAGGCATCGGCTTTAAATTGGCAGATATGGCGACAGCAACGGAAGCTTCAAGATTGTTAACATACCAAGCTGCATGGCTCGAGTCGAATAATTTACCATATGGTCAAGCATCTGCAATGGCAAAACTAATGGCTGGAGATACAGCTATGAAAGTTACAACAGACGCTGTTCAGGTTTTCGGCGGTTATGGGTATACAAAAGATTATCCTGTTGAGCGTTATATGCGTGATGCGAAAATTACGCAGATCTACGAAGGAACGCAAGAAATTCAGCGTCTCGTTATCTCCCGAATGCTGACGAAATAA